In the Chroococcidiopsis sp. SAG 2025 genome, one interval contains:
- a CDS encoding NAD(P)H-quinone oxidoreductase subunit 4 — translation MFPEQVPWLSIITLLPLVASLAIPLIPDSKGIVRWYALGVGIIDFCIMLYAFWQNFNLQNSTYQLVESYAWIPQIGLNWSVAVDGLSMPLVLLAGFITTMATLAAWNVTNKPRLFYFLILVMYSAQIGVFVAQDILMFFLMWEIELVPVYLLISIWGGQKRRYAATKFILYTAAASIFILISGLAMAFYGDTVTFDLTALGLKHYPKVLAMLAYAGFFIAFAVKLPVFPLHTWLPDAHSEASAPISMILAGVLLKMGGYALIRFNIELLPDAHVYFAPVLAILGVVNIIYGAFAAFGQGNLKRRLAYSSIAHMGFVLIGIASYTDLGIGGAVLQMVSHGAIAACLFFLSGVTYDRTHTLMMEKMGGMAKAMPKVFALFTAASMASLALPGMSGFVGELTIFLGITTSDAYSSAFKTVVVFLAAVGLILTPIYLLSMLRQVFYGKENHELAFESYLGDARPREVAIAMCLLVPIVGIGLYPKIATQTFDVKTVAVASQVRTALSTVVAQQPKTPLYSRLLAAPQLAVTQTSNLAE, via the coding sequence ATGTTTCCCGAACAAGTTCCTTGGCTAAGCATCATCACCCTACTACCGTTAGTAGCTAGCCTAGCCATTCCGTTGATTCCAGACTCTAAAGGCATTGTTCGCTGGTACGCTCTCGGAGTCGGAATCATAGATTTCTGTATCATGCTCTATGCCTTTTGGCAAAATTTTAATTTACAAAACTCAACATATCAGCTCGTCGAAAGCTACGCTTGGATTCCCCAAATTGGTTTAAACTGGTCGGTTGCCGTTGACGGGTTATCCATGCCTCTAGTGTTGTTAGCAGGTTTCATCACCACGATGGCAACATTGGCAGCGTGGAACGTGACAAACAAGCCACGCTTGTTCTACTTCCTAATCTTGGTCATGTACAGCGCCCAAATTGGCGTGTTCGTTGCCCAAGATATATTAATGTTCTTCTTAATGTGGGAAATCGAGCTAGTCCCTGTATACTTGCTGATCTCCATTTGGGGAGGACAAAAGCGGCGCTACGCTGCCACTAAGTTTATTCTTTATACTGCTGCTGCTTCTATATTTATTTTGATATCTGGTTTAGCAATGGCTTTCTACGGGGATACAGTCACATTCGATTTGACTGCCCTGGGGCTGAAACACTATCCTAAAGTCCTAGCGATGCTAGCCTATGCTGGATTCTTTATCGCCTTCGCTGTGAAATTGCCAGTATTCCCCCTGCACACTTGGCTACCAGATGCTCACAGTGAAGCCTCTGCCCCAATTTCAATGATCTTGGCTGGGGTATTGCTAAAGATGGGCGGTTATGCCCTCATCCGCTTTAATATTGAACTGCTACCCGATGCCCACGTTTACTTTGCTCCAGTCTTGGCAATATTGGGGGTAGTTAACATTATTTACGGTGCTTTTGCTGCCTTCGGTCAAGGTAATCTCAAGCGGCGACTCGCTTATTCCTCCATCGCCCACATGGGTTTTGTCCTGATTGGGATTGCTTCCTACACCGATTTAGGCATTGGCGGCGCGGTATTGCAAATGGTTTCCCACGGTGCGATCGCCGCTTGCTTATTCTTCCTATCAGGAGTAACTTACGATCGCACCCATACTTTAATGATGGAAAAGATGGGCGGGATGGCGAAAGCGATGCCCAAAGTCTTTGCTTTATTCACTGCCGCTTCAATGGCTTCTTTAGCTTTACCCGGAATGAGCGGATTTGTGGGTGAGTTGACGATATTCCTCGGCATCACCACCAGTGACGCTTACAGTTCTGCGTTCAAAACTGTCGTCGTGTTCCTCGCGGCTGTTGGTTTAATTCTGACTCCAATTTACTTGCTGTCCATGTTGCGGCAAGTCTTCTATGGGAAAGAAAATCACGAACTGGCATTCGAGTCATATTTAGGCGATGCTAGACCGAGAGAAGTTGCGATCGCAATGTGTCTGCTAGTTCCTATCGTTGGCATTGGCTTGTATCCCAAAATTGCTACGCAAACCTTTGATGTAAAGACGGTAGCAGTCGCAAGCCAAGTACGTACCGCACTGTCTACCGTGGTAGCGCAGCAGCCCAAGACCCCTCTCTATTCTCGCCTGCTGGCTGCACCTCAGTTAGCCGTGACTCAGACATCAAATTTGGCTGAATAG
- a CDS encoding class I SAM-dependent methyltransferase, whose translation MSILKQAKELVKLAFPKPLVNQIQSWLALISVTRRKGFSFYLNSPDRLVLEDTIIPYIVKCNEFHKILFVGSDWYTKPYNRYFKNKEYWTIEINPNRKKFGSKRHVVDSLLNLSQYFAPGYFDLIVYNGVFGHGIDSREATEISFQQCFQCLRPGGMLVFGWNDVTRHKPFPVIEECQNLRQFEPVVFSPLATSQYLVAESGDRHVFNFYQKPLPVVVEMHYDTPLQSISKPPVSKPRDSQSSTRLHQNGREGLKSFESQ comes from the coding sequence ATGAGTATCCTCAAGCAGGCTAAGGAACTTGTTAAGTTAGCTTTTCCCAAACCGTTAGTGAATCAAATTCAAAGCTGGTTAGCTTTAATATCGGTCACGAGGAGGAAGGGATTCAGCTTTTATTTAAATTCCCCCGATCGCCTCGTATTAGAAGATACAATTATTCCTTATATCGTCAAGTGTAATGAATTCCACAAAATCCTATTTGTTGGTAGCGACTGGTACACTAAACCGTACAATCGCTATTTCAAAAACAAAGAGTACTGGACGATTGAAATTAATCCGAACAGAAAAAAATTCGGTTCTAAACGACACGTTGTTGACTCGCTATTAAACTTAAGCCAGTATTTTGCCCCTGGGTACTTCGATCTGATAGTTTATAACGGTGTCTTTGGACATGGCATTGATAGTAGAGAAGCAACTGAGATATCATTTCAGCAATGTTTTCAATGCTTGCGTCCAGGTGGAATGTTAGTGTTTGGCTGGAATGATGTCACCAGACACAAACCTTTCCCTGTCATTGAAGAATGTCAAAACTTGCGACAGTTTGAACCTGTTGTTTTCAGTCCCCTCGCTACCAGCCAGTATCTCGTCGCCGAGAGTGGCGATCGCCATGTATTTAATTTTTATCAGAAGCCTTTGCCTGTAGTTGTAGAGATGCATTACGATACACCCCTACAATCTATATCTAAACCACCTGTATCTAAACCACGCGATTCACAATCGTCCACACGTCTCCATCAGAACGGACGTGAGGGACTGAAATCGTTTGAAAGCCAGTGA
- a CDS encoding PleD family two-component system response regulator — protein MKALNSGLILIVDDNPTNLSVLSHTLKSAGFNIRVAIDGESAIELVKCEPPDLILLDVQMETLDGFETCSILKADAATQKIPIIFITALADLQAKVKGFAVGAVDYITKPFYKAEVIARVTVHLQLSLLTRKVMEQAIALQKANQELQNLIYIDSLTQIANRRQFDSCFEREWRRLAREQAPLALILCDVDYFKKYNDCYGHIAGDICLQNIAKALMRAVTRPADLVARYGGEEFGIILPNTSTEGAIRVADRIQAEIEQLQILHSQSEVSAYVTVSLGISSQIPNQEISTETSIAAADRALYCAKQQGRNTYCICDRL, from the coding sequence ATGAAAGCTCTAAATTCTGGACTGATATTAATTGTAGATGACAATCCTACAAACTTGTCAGTCCTATCGCATACGCTAAAAAGCGCGGGATTTAATATTAGAGTTGCGATAGATGGCGAAAGCGCGATTGAGCTGGTAAAGTGCGAGCCACCAGATCTCATATTGTTAGATGTCCAGATGGAAACATTGGATGGATTTGAAACCTGTAGCATACTCAAAGCAGATGCAGCCACACAAAAAATCCCAATTATTTTTATCACTGCCTTAGCCGATCTGCAAGCTAAAGTCAAAGGTTTTGCTGTCGGAGCAGTAGACTATATTACAAAACCATTTTACAAAGCAGAAGTTATTGCTAGAGTGACAGTCCATTTACAATTGAGCTTGTTGACACGCAAGGTAATGGAACAAGCGATCGCGCTGCAAAAAGCAAATCAGGAATTACAAAATCTCATCTATATAGATAGCTTGACCCAAATTGCTAATCGTCGCCAATTTGATTCTTGTTTCGAGCGAGAGTGGCGGCGACTAGCACGGGAGCAAGCACCGTTAGCTTTAATTTTGTGTGATGTTGATTACTTTAAAAAGTACAACGATTGCTACGGTCATATCGCTGGAGATATTTGTTTACAGAACATTGCCAAGGCGTTGATGCGCGCTGTGACACGTCCGGCAGATTTAGTTGCAAGATATGGTGGTGAAGAATTCGGAATTATTTTGCCAAATACTAGTACTGAAGGTGCAATTCGAGTCGCCGATCGCATTCAAGCAGAGATCGAACAGCTTCAGATTCTTCATTCTCAGTCTGAGGTGAGTGCATACGTCACTGTGTCTTTAGGAATTAGCAGTCAAATTCCAAATCAGGAAATATCAACTGAAACATCGATCGCTGCTGCCGATCGCGCTCTCTATTGTGCCAAACAGCAAGGACGTAATACTTATTGTATTTGCGATCGCCTCTAG
- a CDS encoding hybrid sensor histidine kinase/response regulator, which yields MQNPVVPNSKKLPLRLILVVPFVLQIFAAVGLVGYLSFRNSQQAINDLAYQLITKASHLVDRHLDTYLATPHQINQINADAVELGHLNLQNYPSLEHYFWKQLQVFNVGYISYATVKGEYAAAGYYKNPKKAVIDEVSPATKGKGYVYATDSRGNRTKLIEIVSGYDPRAEAIFQDTARVGKPTWSQVYAWDSDPDILSVAAGYPIYNKKKALLGVISADLRLTQIGDFLRRIHVSQSGKIFIVERNGLVVGSSSSEPSYTIVSGKAQRLNFLNSRDRLIQSTARYLQTQFDSLKQIRHSQQLEYTLGGNRQFVQVTPWQDKYGLDWLVVVVVPESNFMAQINANTRTTILLCFGALAIATAIGVYTSRWITQPILKLSRASQEIAAGNLEQTVTVKGIQELDILTKSFHQMAGQLRESFAALEKTNQALEQRVSERTLQLQLAKEAADAANQAKSEFLANMSHELRTPLNGILGYAQILQRSSRITEQEHKGISTISQCGNHLLTLIDDILDLSKIEARKMELYPTEFHFPAFLQGVVEICSVRAEQKKIAFVYSAESEIPSGICADEKRLRQVLINLLGNAIKFTERGEVKFIVKSRKLENLNYQVRFQIEDTGVGMTTEQLTKIFLPFEQVGDNKYQAQGSGLGLAITQKIVSLMKSTIQVSSQIGKGSIFWFDLELTETTRWLDIARLRSQGKIVGFHGNKQKILVIDDRWENRSILVSLLEPIGFEIAEAENGREGLEKAYKFHPDLIITDLIMPLMDGFEILQRIRASEQLSGIVAIASSASVFETNQYRSLTAGADEFLPKPVQAEILLEMLRSHLKLTWIYEQQDTQKFSSIQDYASQPHQTELPPVEILTQLHELVKKGDLDKILTVAYQLEKVNDKYLYFAQEIIQLTESFQVKQLRETLQKYIKN from the coding sequence ATGCAGAATCCTGTTGTCCCCAATTCTAAAAAACTACCACTACGCCTGATTCTAGTCGTGCCGTTTGTGCTACAAATCTTTGCCGCTGTGGGACTAGTAGGGTATCTCTCCTTCCGAAATAGTCAACAGGCGATTAATGACCTAGCTTACCAGTTAATAACCAAAGCGAGTCATTTAGTCGATCGGCACCTCGATACTTATCTAGCTACTCCACATCAAATTAATCAAATTAATGCCGATGCGGTGGAACTAGGACATTTGAACTTGCAAAACTATCCCAGCCTAGAACATTATTTCTGGAAACAGTTGCAGGTATTTAATGTTGGCTATATTTCTTATGCAACAGTAAAAGGTGAATATGCCGCAGCTGGCTATTACAAAAATCCCAAGAAGGCTGTAATTGATGAAGTCTCTCCAGCTACCAAAGGAAAAGGTTACGTATATGCTACAGATAGTCGTGGCAATCGTACTAAGTTAATTGAGATTGTATCGGGTTACGATCCGCGAGCTGAGGCTATTTTTCAAGATACGGCGCGAGTAGGTAAACCGACTTGGAGTCAGGTTTACGCTTGGGATAGCGATCCAGATATTTTATCAGTTGCGGCTGGCTATCCAATTTACAACAAAAAAAAAGCATTGCTGGGAGTTATTAGCGCCGACCTGCGCCTCACACAGATTGGTGATTTCTTGCGCCGCATACATGTGAGCCAGTCGGGAAAAATTTTCATTGTCGAACGGAATGGATTAGTCGTAGGAAGTTCGAGTTCTGAACCGTCATATACTATTGTTAGTGGCAAAGCACAGCGTCTTAATTTTCTCAACAGTCGCGATCGCTTAATTCAATCTACAGCACGATATTTACAAACTCAGTTTGACAGCCTAAAACAGATTCGACATAGCCAACAGCTAGAGTATACGCTAGGAGGAAATCGCCAGTTTGTCCAAGTGACACCGTGGCAAGATAAATACGGTTTGGACTGGTTGGTGGTTGTCGTTGTGCCTGAATCTAATTTCATGGCGCAAATTAACGCCAACACCCGTACTACAATATTGCTCTGTTTCGGAGCATTGGCGATCGCTACAGCAATTGGTGTTTATACTTCTCGTTGGATTACTCAACCAATTTTAAAGTTGAGTCGAGCCAGTCAGGAAATTGCTGCTGGAAATTTAGAGCAAACTGTCACAGTTAAAGGTATTCAAGAACTCGATATTTTAACTAAGTCCTTCCACCAAATGGCAGGACAATTGCGAGAGTCTTTTGCAGCTTTAGAAAAGACAAATCAAGCATTAGAACAGCGCGTGAGCGAACGGACTCTCCAACTGCAATTAGCAAAAGAGGCTGCTGATGCTGCGAATCAAGCCAAAAGCGAATTTCTGGCTAATATGAGTCATGAATTAAGAACTCCGTTAAATGGGATTTTAGGTTACGCTCAAATTCTCCAACGCTCTTCAAGAATTACAGAGCAAGAACATAAAGGAATTAGCACTATTTCGCAGTGTGGCAATCATCTCCTCACGCTAATTGATGATATTCTCGATCTTTCAAAAATTGAAGCGCGGAAAATGGAACTTTATCCCACAGAATTTCATTTTCCTGCTTTTCTGCAAGGGGTAGTAGAAATTTGTAGCGTTCGTGCCGAGCAAAAGAAAATTGCTTTCGTTTATAGTGCGGAAAGCGAAATACCTTCTGGAATTTGTGCTGATGAGAAGCGTTTGCGACAGGTGTTAATTAACTTACTCGGTAATGCAATTAAATTTACAGAGCGCGGGGAGGTTAAATTTATAGTTAAAAGCCGAAAACTCGAAAATTTAAATTATCAGGTAAGGTTTCAAATTGAGGATACTGGTGTAGGCATGACAACCGAACAATTAACAAAGATTTTTTTACCCTTCGAGCAAGTGGGAGATAATAAATACCAAGCACAAGGAAGTGGTTTAGGACTGGCGATTACCCAGAAAATTGTTTCTTTGATGAAGAGTACCATTCAGGTATCTAGTCAAATAGGAAAAGGCAGTATTTTTTGGTTCGATCTAGAATTGACTGAAACTACAAGATGGTTGGACATAGCTAGGCTAAGGTCTCAAGGTAAGATTGTTGGTTTTCATGGCAATAAGCAGAAAATTTTGGTAATTGACGATCGCTGGGAGAATCGCTCTATTTTAGTCAGTCTTTTAGAGCCAATTGGATTTGAAATAGCAGAAGCTGAGAACGGTCGAGAAGGATTAGAAAAAGCGTATAAATTTCATCCAGATCTCATTATTACTGACTTAATAATGCCATTGATGGATGGGTTTGAAATATTACAGAGAATTCGCGCCTCAGAGCAACTTTCTGGAATTGTCGCGATCGCCTCTTCTGCTAGTGTATTTGAAACTAATCAATATCGTAGTTTAACTGCTGGAGCTGACGAATTTTTACCCAAACCAGTACAAGCAGAAATTTTATTAGAAATGTTACGCTCGCATTTAAAATTGACTTGGATTTACGAACAACAAGACACTCAAAAATTCTCGTCAATTCAAGACTATGCTAGCCAGCCTCATCAAACCGAGCTACCTCCCGTCGAAATCTTGACTCAACTACACGAACTCGTCAAAAAAGGCGATCTTGATAAAATTTTAACCGTAGCCTATCAATTAGAAAAGGTAAATGATAAATATTTATATTTTGCTCAAGAAATTATTCAGTTAACCGAAAGCTTTCAGGTTAAACAACTACGAGAAACATTGCAAAAATACATAAAAAATTGA
- a CDS encoding metal ABC transporter permease, whose amino-acid sequence MTNLLLEPLSFEFMRLALITAILLGILCSVIGTYLIVQRMGLLGDVIAHAVLPGLAIAFFLGIDIFVGAFISGTLSTFVISWIQSQSRIKVDVAMALVFSGFLALGITLITVLKSKLDLHQFLFGDILGVTTIDVWKTLAIAIIILLLVKLFYKELLFYTFDPCGAQAVGLPVTLIHLGLTAAITLTIIVSMQAVGIVLVVSLLIGPGATAYLLVKELHQMMIFGSIIGIFSSITGMYFSYYFNVPSGAAIVLVVSGLFVLALLFSPSQGILTQPVVANRSLSILRQFKQSKKRI is encoded by the coding sequence ATGACTAACTTATTACTCGAACCGCTAAGCTTTGAATTTATGCGTTTAGCGCTAATAACAGCAATTTTACTAGGCATACTTTGCTCGGTTATCGGCACTTATTTAATTGTGCAACGGATGGGTTTATTAGGAGATGTTATCGCTCATGCAGTGTTACCAGGGCTAGCGATCGCATTTTTTCTAGGAATTGATATATTTGTCGGTGCGTTTATTTCCGGTACGCTCAGCACGTTTGTCATCTCTTGGATTCAGTCTCAGTCTCGAATTAAAGTTGATGTAGCAATGGCGTTAGTTTTTTCGGGCTTTTTAGCATTAGGAATTACCCTAATTACCGTACTCAAAAGTAAACTAGACTTACATCAGTTTCTCTTTGGTGATATTCTAGGAGTCACGACGATTGATGTATGGAAAACTTTAGCGATCGCCATCATCATATTGCTGCTAGTTAAGCTATTTTACAAAGAACTATTATTTTATACTTTCGATCCCTGTGGCGCTCAAGCTGTCGGTCTACCAGTCACTTTAATTCACTTAGGCTTAACGGCTGCTATTACCTTGACAATTATTGTAAGTATGCAAGCGGTGGGTATAGTGTTAGTTGTTTCGCTTTTAATTGGACCTGGAGCTACAGCTTACTTACTCGTGAAAGAATTACATCAAATGATGATTTTTGGATCGATTATTGGGATTTTTAGTAGTATCACTGGGATGTATTTTAGCTACTATTTCAATGTTCCTTCTGGCGCGGCGATTGTCTTAGTCGTTTCAGGATTATTTGTATTAGCGCTATTATTCAGCCCATCCCAAGGTATTTTAACCCAGCCAGTAGTAGCAAATCGTTCTCTTTCAATCTTACGTCAATTCAAACAATCGAAAAAACGAATTTAA
- a CDS encoding metal ABC transporter ATP-binding protein, producing MLEVQHLTVSYRGVSAVEDVSFRLQPGQLVGAIGPNGAGKSTMVKAMLGLVPTASGVVKYRDRALKRQLDAVAYVPQRTQIDWDYPVTVWNVVMMARTRQTGWWREPNRQSKQIVATAIDRVGMWELRHRQIGELSGGQQQRVFLARSLAQEAELFFFDEPFVGIDKKTETIMFDVFSELKLQGKTLLVITHDLATTLIKCDRLLLLNRQLIANGSLKEVATTANIQRAYGDSILLIRNSEFGISSHN from the coding sequence ATGTTAGAAGTCCAACATTTAACCGTCAGCTATCGAGGTGTATCTGCTGTTGAAGATGTTAGTTTTCGCCTGCAACCAGGACAACTCGTTGGCGCGATCGGTCCTAATGGTGCGGGTAAAAGCACGATGGTCAAGGCAATGTTGGGTTTAGTACCAACTGCAAGTGGAGTGGTAAAGTATCGCGATCGCGCTTTGAAACGGCAATTAGATGCAGTGGCATATGTTCCCCAACGCACGCAAATTGACTGGGATTATCCCGTGACCGTGTGGAACGTTGTCATGATGGCGCGGACGAGACAGACGGGATGGTGGCGCGAACCCAATCGTCAATCTAAGCAAATTGTCGCTACCGCTATAGATCGAGTGGGGATGTGGGAACTGCGTCACAGACAAATTGGGGAGTTGTCCGGCGGACAACAGCAGCGAGTATTCTTAGCGCGATCGCTAGCACAGGAAGCAGAATTATTCTTTTTTGACGAGCCATTTGTTGGTATCGACAAGAAAACCGAAACAATTATGTTTGATGTATTTTCCGAATTAAAATTGCAAGGTAAAACTCTATTAGTTATTACCCACGATCTCGCCACAACATTAATCAAATGCGATCGGCTCTTATTATTAAATCGTCAGTTAATCGCCAACGGTTCGCTCAAAGAAGTCGCGACAACAGCCAACATTCAACGCGCCTACGGTGACAGCATTTTGTTAATTCGGAATTCGGAATTCGGAATTAGTAGCCATAACTAA
- a CDS encoding metal ABC transporter solute-binding protein, Zn/Mn family: MLKLSVKSIATFAMALGLAGLNLKGDEAIAQKNNLPLVVVTNSVTCGLTQEIAANTIDLKCLIEPGADPHLYQPKPEDSKAIEQAQLILYGGYNFESGLIKLIEATSNPAPKVAVHEIGVPKPQQLEEDGQTVTDPHVWHNAQNGVRIANAIADSLSKAFPNNAAKYTSNTKQLTGELKQIHTWIKSQIQTIPPGQRKLVTTHDAMGYYANAYGIPIEGALQGISTEERPTAARVAELVKDIRKSGVPTIFAEKTVNPQLIEAVAREANVKVAERKLYADSLGEPGTDGDTYPKMLVANTRTIVEGLEGNYAAFESKSVP, encoded by the coding sequence ATGTTAAAGTTGTCTGTCAAATCCATAGCTACCTTTGCGATGGCACTTGGTCTAGCTGGATTGAATCTCAAAGGGGATGAGGCGATCGCGCAGAAAAATAACTTACCACTTGTAGTTGTAACTAACAGCGTTACCTGCGGATTAACTCAAGAAATCGCGGCAAACACCATAGACTTAAAATGTTTAATCGAGCCTGGTGCCGACCCTCACTTATATCAACCGAAACCAGAAGATAGCAAAGCGATCGAGCAAGCGCAATTAATTTTGTATGGTGGTTACAACTTTGAGTCTGGTCTAATCAAACTGATCGAAGCCACCTCTAACCCCGCACCTAAAGTAGCAGTGCATGAGATTGGCGTTCCCAAACCCCAACAACTTGAGGAAGACGGACAAACCGTTACCGATCCGCACGTATGGCATAATGCCCAAAACGGTGTTCGTATCGCTAATGCAATCGCTGACTCCTTGTCAAAAGCATTTCCGAATAACGCCGCAAAATATACCAGCAATACCAAACAACTGACGGGCGAACTCAAACAGATCCATACTTGGATTAAATCTCAGATTCAGACAATTCCACCCGGACAGCGTAAATTAGTCACCACCCACGATGCAATGGGTTACTATGCAAATGCCTATGGAATTCCAATTGAAGGAGCTTTACAAGGGATTAGCACGGAAGAAAGACCTACAGCCGCCAGGGTAGCAGAACTCGTCAAAGATATCAGAAAATCTGGCGTTCCGACAATATTTGCCGAAAAGACAGTCAACCCGCAACTGATTGAGGCTGTAGCAAGGGAAGCAAACGTCAAAGTTGCAGAGCGAAAACTCTACGCTGATAGTTTAGGAGAACCAGGAACAGACGGCGATACTTACCCAAAAATGCTAGTTGCCAATACCCGCACAATTGTCGAGGGGTTGGAAGGGAATTATGCTGCATTTGAGTCTAAGTCTGTGCCGTAA
- a CDS encoding MBL fold metallo-hydrolase produces the protein MKSLHRPDMYAWSIFDRNRNMDFNSFVWIRPKGNILIDPLALSNYDFDRLNSFGGAAWIIITNSDHIRAAKGIAHVTGAKIAAPLGEKETFPIACDCWLMDGDELVPGLQVFALSGSKTLGELALLIEGKTLITGDLIRAPKAGSLTILPDNKLSHKADAIASVRRIAAIDSIETVLVGDGWSIFRNGSDRLKELAATL, from the coding sequence ATGAAATCGTTGCATCGCCCAGATATGTACGCATGGTCGATTTTCGACCGCAATCGAAACATGGATTTCAATAGCTTTGTTTGGATTCGCCCCAAAGGTAACATCCTCATCGATCCTTTGGCATTATCAAACTACGATTTCGATCGCCTCAATTCTTTTGGTGGTGCAGCTTGGATTATTATCACGAATTCAGACCATATCAGAGCAGCTAAAGGTATCGCCCATGTCACCGGAGCGAAAATTGCTGCCCCATTAGGTGAAAAAGAAACCTTCCCTATTGCGTGCGACTGCTGGCTGATGGATGGGGATGAGTTAGTCCCAGGGTTACAAGTTTTTGCTTTATCTGGTTCCAAAACTCTTGGGGAATTGGCACTTTTAATTGAAGGTAAGACTTTAATTACAGGTGACTTAATTCGCGCCCCTAAAGCTGGTAGCCTGACAATTTTGCCCGATAATAAGCTCAGTCACAAAGCGGATGCCATAGCCTCAGTTCGTCGCATTGCCGCGATCGATAGTATTGAAACCGTACTCGTAGGTGATGGTTGGTCTATCTTCCGTAATGGTAGCGATCGCCTCAAGGAACTAGCAGCAACGCTATGA